In the genome of bacterium, the window ATCTCCTCAGATGCTCTTTAAAAGAGGAGGAATCCATTATCTTCCCTTTATTTTCTGGTCGCTGGAAAGCCTTTTCCAAAAGGGATATCTCCTCTTCGCTGAATCTATCCTCTATAACTACTGGCTTAATAGCAATA includes:
- a CDS encoding AbrB/MazE/SpoVT family DNA-binding domain-containing protein; this translates as MALVKVREKYQITIPQEVRMEVPIDKGEYVNVYVENNHIAIKPVVIEDRFSEEEISLLEKAFQRPENKGKIMDSSSFKEHLRRL